One segment of Salvelinus fontinalis isolate EN_2023a chromosome 12, ASM2944872v1, whole genome shotgun sequence DNA contains the following:
- the LOC129866530 gene encoding ras-related and estrogen-regulated growth inhibitor-like protein, which yields MGTLDLSMETSPYEKKVQRANGFVLVYSICERASFNSVTKLIQSMKDFQGMVKVPMVIVDNKRDLNHRRTVLSEESRILTLTIDCQFYEVSAAENYHSVFMVFHKLIDRIWESKSAIKKQAGIKGVVKSMSAVFARRRMDSL from the exons ATGGGAACATTG GATCTGTCCATGGAGACCTCCCCATATGAGAAGAAAGTCCAGCGGGCGAACGGTTTTGTCCTGGTCTACAGCATCTGTGAAAGGGCCAGCTTCAACTCTGTCACCAAGCTGATCCAGTCCATGAAGGACTTCCAGGGCATGGTCAAGGTGCCCATGGTGATCGTAGACAACAAGAGGGACCTGAATCACAGACGGACAGTCCTCAGTGAGGAGAGCAGAATCCTAACCCTGACAATAGACTGCCAGTTCTATGAGGTTTCAGCTGCTGAGAACTACCACAGTGTCTTCATGGTGTTTCACAAACTAATAGACAGGATATGGGAGTCCAAGTCTGCCATCAAGAAGCAAGCTGGAATTAAGGGCGTTGTGAAAAGCATGTCTGCAGTTTTTGCCAGGAGACGGATGGATTCGCTGTGA